One Lacipirellulaceae bacterium DNA window includes the following coding sequences:
- a CDS encoding UvrD-helicase domain-containing protein codes for MTTNLTPQQQAALNAYDRSVSLAAGAGCGKTFVLTERFLSYIDPLVIQPAAELKQLVAITFTDAAAREMRRRIRQRCWSRLTTAATAEEAAAWQRLLRAIDSARISTIHSFCAALLRQNAVEAGLDPQFEQLEPAAADLLRIETIDDTLRRLLIDRDERVLDLAVHFGLAQLRRHLMKLVGDTPATFWEKWSEATSEEVIAAWQQAYVTEFVPLLHQDLLELPALKELEELIAEAVPATEKLLPKLGELQDAIHDVRNVPASSAPWQTVHDCANAKGATSKNHWADEEQKDRYGTLCEKVRNAIKKSLLQTFELTEESQEYAQRGLDLLAIATEIRERYESAKRQSNQLEFDDLLERTYQLLTSEQHPAIRQRLAQETQLLMVDEFQDTDPLQVAIVQALCGEDWRKEKLFVVGDFKQSIYGFRGAEPEVSSRLREELPPESRLSLTTNFRSQPAILDFVNSLFVDSFGEGYEPLVANRDQTTPEPAIEFLWSPVEIDEAGKKDTADEARKRGAEWIARRLVELLESGEPIIGESDSSEKGGNSAGRPLRLGDIAVLVRAMGDVQVYEEAFRRHGLEYYLAGGHAFYAQQEIYDVLNLLKAVESVADEVALAGALRSPFFSLQDETLFWLVEKSRSLNEGLYAEQPPQELSANEQAKCLRAGVILRRLRAQKNERLVADLLLEAFSLTGYDASLTAEFLGHRKWANVQKLVEQARTHDRNAPGDLAGFITQLGEFVVRAPKEPLAATQSEGDVIRIMTIHNSKGLEFPLVVLPDLERKQPVIGHAPVFDQSLGPLVASKEKEATVGHDLYRNAQQRREQQERDRVFYVACTRAADYLLLSSSVADLERPQQDSLKLLASRFDLATGELRSELPVGYATPRIRVTTDEPELTGKLVGAERGSDLSKTLAEVAQQLPKQTLGELSTSPTTELPPTKFAASINPERYSFSRLSGAFSPAGRRHRGSTSSDSQAKARALGTLTHAVLERIDFGQPASFEKSNLDSLCQFLSEQHAPRRPGEAAAQASEMIADFLNSPRGVGLQAASHHRKEVEFLLPWQSTHPKAPPRYFQGYLDCLYRDEQGRWNLLDYKTNHVANPTQRQKLVEHYAMQMYLYRQACESALGESIASATLCFLQDRSEHDYQWDAAAVEALHSRIETKINELNDLAQSRGDTEL; via the coding sequence GTGACCACCAACCTCACTCCGCAACAACAGGCGGCTCTCAACGCCTACGACCGTAGCGTTTCGCTGGCCGCGGGCGCCGGCTGTGGCAAGACGTTCGTGCTCACCGAACGGTTTCTCTCCTACATCGATCCGCTCGTCATTCAGCCAGCGGCTGAACTGAAACAGTTGGTCGCCATCACGTTCACCGATGCCGCGGCACGAGAGATGCGCAGACGCATCCGTCAGCGGTGCTGGTCTCGGCTCACCACGGCAGCCACTGCCGAGGAAGCCGCCGCTTGGCAGCGACTACTACGGGCGATCGATAGTGCCCGCATCAGCACGATTCATTCGTTCTGTGCCGCTCTCCTGCGCCAAAACGCGGTCGAAGCGGGGCTCGACCCTCAGTTCGAACAGCTAGAACCGGCCGCAGCCGACCTATTGCGGATCGAAACCATCGACGACACTCTCCGCAGGCTACTCATTGACCGCGACGAGCGTGTCCTCGACCTAGCGGTCCACTTCGGACTCGCCCAGTTACGCCGTCACCTGATGAAACTCGTCGGCGACACCCCGGCGACGTTCTGGGAAAAATGGAGTGAGGCAACTTCCGAAGAAGTCATCGCCGCTTGGCAGCAAGCCTATGTCACCGAGTTCGTCCCACTGTTGCATCAAGACCTCCTCGAACTTCCCGCCCTGAAGGAACTCGAAGAGCTCATCGCCGAAGCAGTTCCCGCCACCGAAAAGCTGCTGCCCAAACTGGGCGAACTGCAAGACGCCATTCACGACGTTCGCAACGTCCCGGCTTCTAGCGCACCTTGGCAAACCGTTCACGACTGTGCAAACGCCAAAGGAGCGACATCAAAAAATCATTGGGCAGATGAAGAGCAGAAAGATCGGTACGGAACTCTTTGCGAGAAAGTACGCAACGCGATCAAGAAGAGCCTACTCCAGACGTTCGAGCTGACCGAAGAATCGCAGGAATACGCCCAACGAGGATTAGACCTGCTGGCCATCGCAACGGAAATCAGAGAACGCTACGAGTCCGCAAAGCGGCAGAGTAACCAACTCGAATTCGACGACCTCCTGGAGCGAACCTACCAACTACTCACTTCTGAGCAGCACCCGGCGATCCGCCAGCGATTGGCACAAGAAACTCAACTGTTGATGGTCGACGAATTTCAAGATACCGACCCTCTCCAAGTGGCTATCGTCCAAGCTCTCTGCGGCGAGGATTGGCGGAAGGAAAAGCTGTTTGTTGTCGGCGACTTCAAACAATCAATCTACGGTTTCCGCGGTGCCGAACCGGAAGTCTCCAGTCGACTTCGCGAGGAACTCCCACCCGAAAGCCGCCTCTCGCTCACCACCAACTTCCGCAGCCAGCCGGCCATTCTCGACTTCGTGAACTCACTTTTCGTCGATTCCTTTGGCGAAGGATACGAGCCGCTCGTTGCGAATCGTGATCAAACGACTCCCGAACCGGCGATTGAGTTCCTCTGGTCGCCCGTGGAAATCGACGAAGCTGGCAAGAAAGACACCGCGGACGAAGCCCGCAAGCGCGGAGCAGAATGGATCGCGCGACGGTTGGTCGAGCTGCTCGAAAGTGGCGAGCCAATCATCGGCGAGTCAGACAGCAGCGAAAAAGGCGGCAACTCTGCCGGGCGACCGCTGCGATTGGGCGATATCGCCGTACTGGTCCGAGCGATGGGCGACGTGCAAGTCTACGAGGAGGCGTTCCGTCGTCACGGGCTCGAGTATTATCTGGCCGGCGGTCATGCCTTCTATGCGCAGCAGGAAATCTACGATGTGCTGAACCTTTTGAAGGCTGTTGAGAGTGTCGCTGATGAAGTCGCGTTGGCGGGTGCCCTGCGATCTCCCTTCTTCTCGCTGCAGGACGAAACCCTCTTCTGGCTTGTCGAAAAAAGTCGCTCACTGAATGAGGGCCTCTACGCGGAGCAGCCGCCCCAAGAGCTCTCTGCGAATGAGCAAGCGAAATGCCTCCGCGCGGGAGTTATACTCAGGCGACTGCGTGCACAGAAGAACGAGCGACTTGTCGCCGATTTGCTCCTAGAGGCTTTTTCTCTCACCGGATACGACGCCTCACTAACGGCTGAGTTCCTCGGTCATCGCAAATGGGCGAACGTCCAAAAGCTTGTCGAGCAAGCCCGCACCCACGATCGCAACGCACCGGGCGACTTGGCGGGGTTCATTACCCAGCTTGGCGAGTTCGTTGTGCGTGCGCCCAAAGAACCTTTGGCAGCGACCCAGTCTGAAGGCGACGTGATTCGCATCATGACGATCCATAACTCGAAAGGGTTGGAGTTTCCCCTCGTCGTTCTGCCGGACCTGGAACGAAAGCAGCCAGTGATCGGCCATGCGCCCGTCTTCGATCAGTCTCTCGGTCCGCTCGTGGCCAGCAAAGAGAAGGAAGCAACGGTCGGGCACGATCTCTATCGCAACGCCCAGCAGCGGCGTGAACAACAGGAGCGTGACCGCGTGTTCTACGTTGCCTGCACACGGGCTGCCGACTACCTGCTGCTTTCCAGCAGCGTGGCCGACCTCGAACGACCGCAGCAAGACAGCCTGAAGTTGCTGGCCAGCCGCTTCGATTTAGCCACCGGCGAGTTGCGATCCGAACTACCCGTCGGCTACGCCACGCCGCGGATTCGCGTCACGACGGACGAGCCCGAACTGACCGGCAAACTGGTCGGAGCAGAGCGAGGAAGCGATCTTTCCAAGACGCTCGCCGAGGTTGCTCAGCAACTTCCGAAGCAAACCCTAGGCGAACTATCCACCTCGCCAACAACAGAACTTCCGCCGACGAAATTTGCCGCGTCGATTAATCCCGAGCGCTATTCGTTTTCACGCCTCTCAGGCGCTTTCAGCCCCGCGGGAAGACGCCACCGTGGCTCTACCTCCTCCGACTCCCAAGCCAAGGCGCGTGCACTGGGAACTTTGACTCATGCCGTACTGGAACGAATCGACTTCGGCCAACCCGCCTCGTTCGAGAAATCGAATCTCGATTCACTCTGCCAATTCCTCAGCGAGCAACACGCCCCACGCAGGCCGGGCGAAGCCGCTGCTCAGGCGAGCGAAATGATCGCGGACTTCCTCAACTCGCCACGGGGAGTTGGTTTACAAGCAGCTTCGCACCACCGCAAGGAAGTTGAGTTCCTGCTACCCTGGCAAAGCACTCACCCAAAGGCACCGCCCCGTTACTTCCAAGGCTACCTCGATTGCCTCTACAGGGACGAACAGGGACGATGGAATCTCCTTGACTACAAGACGAATCACGTCGCAAACCCCACCCAGCGGCAAAAATTAGTCGAACATTACGCTATGCAGATGTATCTCTACCGGCAGGCATGCGAGTCAGCACTGGGCGAGTCGATCGCATCAGCAACACTCTGCTTTTTGCAGGACCGTAGCGAACATGACTATCAATGGGATGCCGCTGCCGTCGAAGCATTGCACTCAAGAATTGAAACGAAGATTAACGAATTGAATGATCTCGCGCAGAGTCGCGGAGACACAGAGCTCTGA
- a CDS encoding PD-(D/E)XK nuclease family protein — MAQLLVQGEALTGAESIERYRAVLLNERSRDAANDKALWICASLHRVERVRSTLMADPSIEAEAALLSPGVTTFAALAESLLIKADCRIRPLGSLARRWVLGELARSLLTEKKLSYYEPIAASTGFAVQLESLITDLKRRDIWPEQFGEQAKSQQQRELALLYNRYQAYLIQNELYDAEGRFWAARECLTNDATLCAQLSFVYVDGFTDFSVAQVDILKLLAERSEEMHAQLPLEVPANDQAGRAELFNKTEGTLRTLQKAIGTPESLPTSSEALSNWPARDHLASQLFRKYGETAPPSSETEKSLENLKIVAATSQQQEIEAIATRIKRQLTQCVAPEEIVVCFRSLPEQADRIRSVFTDYSIPIRIDSPRSLSTSPVVRRLTLLLRIATQDWPYRDLLRLVGDDAFQLEATQQEQVFPTRRRSIERLIRSAQLPRGQKELLDQLAVWSKAETQANQEGSEQDPSGSALERATTCLQQLAENLTALPNQAKPLEWIAASETLLSSLGVLPAEDDPHRADWETLNEGLYDIAQCWSRLEATEAWSAHEFLANVEYVARNTDRRDAQSPPRAVLVTSAENVRHLNPGHLYLAGMGERAFPAPGRTDQLLSDVELERLTQPLAAKPPNDSLDKHLADEMLLFYQIVTRPTHSLTISYPALDDKAQPLEPSPYLADVHRAFGEAEIPTTVLPLDESSVTSSPQSKPASQTQQRRHAVAALLEGDSKPLVQLHTNTAHAIHSALELIESRSQRETFGPWEGIFTGQRSQQLFTRSFGPQHFWSPSQLERYAECGFRFSCEQVLKLETLPELTLETDVRRRGSLLHEALAAVHEQLLDTSDEAVKTEIVERFLNMLETLSATQGVYGLVAALKEIQRRELAIWGENLADQTDHYQRMWHDFEEPPRPAHFEVRFGPGSRDAEGAESPLSTNEPFALEVVMPNGEKETVLFTGQIDRLDIGRIDATTVFNVIDYKSSAKQTVKREKIEAGTQLQLPLYALAAEQLLMRDQQGLAWEAGYWRVQGNGFGKAYKKGTHDTQLKLRESIDGQPTVTAAWESAKAILIQRIGELITGIRHAEFPVYNENENCTEFCELRTICRIGQVRSLEKKWPPESPAADQQAEPEL, encoded by the coding sequence ATGGCACAACTGCTGGTTCAAGGCGAAGCCCTCACGGGTGCCGAGTCGATTGAGCGATACCGTGCAGTCTTGCTGAACGAGCGTTCTCGAGACGCGGCGAACGACAAGGCTTTATGGATCTGTGCCTCGCTCCACAGGGTTGAACGCGTTCGCTCAACCCTGATGGCTGATCCCTCAATCGAGGCGGAAGCGGCTCTGCTTTCCCCAGGGGTAACGACCTTCGCCGCGCTCGCAGAGTCACTCTTGATTAAGGCGGACTGCAGGATTCGTCCGTTAGGCAGTTTGGCACGTCGCTGGGTTCTGGGCGAGCTAGCCCGGAGTCTGCTTACCGAGAAGAAGCTGAGCTACTATGAACCCATCGCCGCCAGCACGGGCTTCGCCGTTCAACTGGAATCGCTGATCACCGATCTCAAGCGTCGCGACATCTGGCCCGAGCAATTCGGGGAACAAGCCAAGTCGCAGCAGCAACGCGAGCTGGCCCTGCTCTACAATCGCTATCAGGCCTATCTGATTCAAAACGAACTTTACGACGCCGAGGGCCGCTTCTGGGCCGCGCGAGAGTGCCTGACGAATGACGCAACTCTCTGTGCACAGTTGTCGTTCGTTTACGTCGACGGCTTTACCGACTTTTCTGTTGCCCAAGTCGACATCCTCAAGCTGCTTGCCGAACGTAGCGAGGAGATGCATGCCCAACTTCCGCTGGAAGTCCCCGCCAATGATCAAGCGGGACGAGCGGAATTGTTCAACAAAACCGAAGGCACTCTCCGCACGCTACAGAAAGCAATCGGCACACCTGAGTCGCTGCCAACCTCAAGTGAAGCTCTTAGCAATTGGCCGGCCCGCGATCATCTCGCCAGCCAACTCTTTCGCAAGTACGGCGAAACCGCCCCGCCCTCATCAGAAACTGAAAAGTCGCTCGAAAACCTCAAGATCGTCGCAGCGACCAGCCAGCAGCAAGAAATCGAGGCGATTGCAACGCGCATTAAGAGGCAGCTCACCCAATGCGTTGCTCCCGAAGAAATTGTCGTCTGCTTCCGATCTCTGCCGGAACAGGCCGATCGTATCAGGAGTGTGTTCACTGATTATTCCATCCCCATACGGATCGACTCGCCCCGATCGCTCAGTACTTCCCCTGTGGTGCGGCGTCTAACTCTCCTACTGCGTATCGCGACTCAAGATTGGCCATACCGCGACCTTTTGCGTTTAGTCGGTGACGATGCTTTTCAACTGGAAGCTACTCAGCAAGAGCAAGTTTTCCCGACACGACGTCGCTCGATCGAGCGTTTGATTCGTTCGGCCCAACTCCCACGGGGGCAGAAAGAACTACTCGACCAACTTGCCGTCTGGTCAAAGGCCGAAACACAAGCCAATCAAGAGGGCAGCGAGCAAGACCCCAGCGGCTCGGCGCTGGAAAGAGCGACTACCTGCCTGCAGCAACTTGCTGAGAATCTAACTGCGTTGCCCAACCAAGCGAAGCCGCTGGAATGGATTGCCGCGAGCGAGACGCTACTAAGTTCGCTGGGCGTCCTTCCTGCTGAGGACGATCCGCACCGTGCCGATTGGGAGACGCTCAACGAAGGCTTATACGACATCGCCCAATGCTGGAGTCGATTAGAAGCAACCGAGGCTTGGTCAGCTCATGAGTTCCTTGCAAACGTCGAATACGTGGCAAGAAATACCGATCGCCGCGACGCGCAAAGTCCGCCGCGTGCTGTGCTGGTCACTTCCGCGGAGAACGTCCGCCACCTGAACCCGGGTCATCTGTACTTAGCCGGTATGGGCGAAAGAGCATTCCCCGCGCCAGGTCGGACCGACCAGTTGTTAAGCGATGTGGAACTTGAGCGGCTTACACAACCGCTTGCGGCTAAGCCACCAAATGACAGCCTCGACAAGCACCTCGCCGACGAGATGCTGCTCTTTTACCAGATCGTCACGCGACCGACCCATTCGCTCACGATCAGCTACCCGGCTCTTGACGACAAGGCGCAGCCGTTAGAACCAAGCCCCTACCTGGCCGACGTTCACCGCGCGTTCGGCGAGGCTGAGATCCCGACGACGGTTCTCCCACTTGACGAATCCTCAGTCACGTCCTCTCCGCAAAGTAAGCCAGCGTCACAAACCCAACAGCGTCGCCACGCTGTCGCCGCTCTATTGGAAGGTGACAGCAAACCGCTCGTCCAATTGCACACGAACACAGCGCATGCGATCCACTCCGCGTTGGAGCTCATCGAGAGCCGCAGCCAGCGCGAAACTTTTGGCCCCTGGGAGGGAATCTTCACGGGCCAACGATCGCAACAGCTTTTCACTCGATCATTTGGCCCGCAACACTTCTGGAGCCCTAGTCAACTGGAACGTTACGCCGAGTGCGGATTCCGGTTTTCTTGCGAGCAGGTCCTCAAGCTAGAAACCCTGCCTGAACTAACGCTCGAAACCGACGTCCGCCGTCGCGGTAGTCTGTTGCACGAAGCGCTGGCTGCCGTCCACGAGCAACTCCTCGACACTTCAGACGAGGCGGTTAAAACGGAAATCGTCGAACGTTTTCTCAACATGCTGGAGACCCTCTCCGCAACGCAAGGCGTCTACGGCTTAGTTGCCGCCCTGAAAGAGATCCAGCGGCGCGAGCTAGCGATCTGGGGTGAGAACCTCGCAGACCAAACCGATCACTACCAGCGCATGTGGCACGACTTCGAAGAGCCCCCGCGGCCCGCGCACTTCGAAGTCCGCTTCGGCCCCGGCAGTCGCGACGCGGAAGGTGCCGAGTCGCCGCTCTCCACCAACGAGCCGTTCGCGCTCGAGGTCGTCATGCCCAATGGTGAAAAGGAAACCGTTCTGTTCACGGGTCAAATCGATCGACTCGACATCGGGCGCATTGACGCGACCACCGTGTTCAATGTGATCGATTACAAATCGAGCGCGAAGCAAACCGTGAAGCGCGAGAAGATCGAAGCAGGGACGCAGCTCCAATTACCGCTCTACGCCCTGGCCGCTGAGCAGTTGCTAATGCGCGACCAGCAAGGTTTAGCCTGGGAAGCGGGCTACTGGAGAGTACAAGGCAACGGCTTCGGCAAAGCTTACAAGAAGGGGACCCACGATACTCAGCTCAAACTCCGCGAATCAATCGACGGCCAGCCAACCGTAACCGCCGCTTGGGAAAGCGCCAAAGCAATCCTCATCCAGCGGATCGGAGAACTCATCACCGGCATCCGCCACGCCGAGTTCCCCGTCTACAACGAGAACGAAAACTGCACGGAGTTCTGCGAACTCCGTACCATCTGCCGGATCGGCCAGGTCCGCAGCCTTGAAAAAAAATGGCCTCCCGAGTCGCCAGCAGCTGACCAACAAGCGGAGCCTGAGCTGTGA
- a CDS encoding DUF1559 domain-containing protein → MERKCSTSRRAFTLVELLVVIAIIGVLVGLLLPAVQAAREAARRNSCLNNIKQINLAIQNHISAQQDRLPLASTAAYDPTIAYGVQNDQSARLPADWDNGDGYSWLYQLLGFMEGDVLAQRADAASLKGKVGPFNPRTGDQTRNLIIGQDPNGTNQFAYEQQISAFICPSYPGAEEVKAAADYSVSTKPAVGNYVAVASTHFNADGSGAGATDAGAPSGALFPFNSQTVGNGAIVFSKAPTAAGQRMRGVTFASIARDGSSNTIAFTESREETYGSWISGYSTYVVGILPNNGGITKVAPATGQPAVLQAANDGSTKVALNVGTDVKRNPTDGIRYQRAADNPHGNKDRIFGPSSAHSGGIVLHGWMDAHGSSITDNIDPSVYMHQITRAGGEVLQTTN, encoded by the coding sequence ATGGAACGTAAGTGTTCTACTTCAAGACGAGCGTTTACGCTTGTCGAACTGCTGGTGGTGATTGCCATCATCGGTGTGTTGGTCGGCCTATTGTTGCCGGCTGTTCAAGCCGCGCGTGAAGCCGCCCGGCGTAACTCTTGCTTGAACAACATCAAGCAAATCAATCTGGCCATCCAGAACCACATTAGTGCGCAGCAAGATCGCCTGCCACTTGCTTCAACGGCTGCTTACGACCCAACAATAGCTTATGGCGTACAGAATGACCAAAGTGCTCGCCTCCCCGCTGACTGGGACAATGGTGACGGCTACAGTTGGCTTTACCAGTTACTGGGCTTCATGGAAGGCGACGTACTAGCGCAACGCGCCGATGCTGCCTCTTTGAAGGGAAAAGTGGGGCCCTTCAATCCCAGAACTGGTGACCAGACACGCAACCTGATCATTGGTCAGGATCCAAATGGCACAAACCAGTTTGCTTACGAGCAGCAGATCTCTGCATTTATTTGTCCAAGTTATCCGGGTGCTGAAGAAGTGAAAGCTGCAGCCGACTACAGCGTTTCTACGAAGCCTGCGGTCGGCAACTACGTTGCCGTTGCTTCGACGCATTTCAACGCTGACGGAAGTGGTGCTGGTGCTACTGATGCAGGTGCTCCTTCAGGTGCACTGTTCCCATTCAATTCGCAAACGGTAGGTAACGGTGCAATCGTGTTTTCGAAAGCACCTACTGCCGCTGGCCAACGTATGCGAGGCGTTACGTTCGCTAGCATTGCTCGTGATGGCTCTTCAAACACTATTGCCTTTACAGAGTCGCGTGAGGAAACGTATGGATCCTGGATTAGTGGATACTCTACCTATGTTGTAGGTATTCTTCCTAATAATGGAGGCATCACCAAAGTTGCACCAGCAACCGGCCAACCTGCTGTGTTGCAGGCAGCCAATGACGGCTCAACAAAGGTTGCCCTCAATGTTGGAACCGACGTAAAGCGTAATCCAACTGACGGAATCAGATATCAAAGAGCAGCTGATAATCCGCACGGCAACAAAGACCGTATTTTCGGTCCTAGTAGTGCCCACTCGGGCGGTATCGTACTGCACGGCTGGATGGACGCTCACGGCTCGTCGATTACTGATAATATCGACCCATCGGTCTACATGCACCAAATCACCCGTGCTGGCGGTGAAGTGCTGCAGACTACTAACTAA
- a CDS encoding four helix bundle protein produces the protein MAGYRELEVWKIGMQLTSAIYRLTGSFPKHEQFGLTSQLRRAAVSIPSNIAEGHARGSSNELRRFCTIARGSLAEVETQLLIAEDLGLLNASETEQVHEMANRLGKMLSGLIRSCDR, from the coding sequence ATGGCTGGTTATCGGGAGCTTGAAGTTTGGAAGATTGGGATGCAACTTACCTCAGCAATTTACCGACTGACTGGTTCTTTTCCGAAGCACGAGCAGTTCGGCTTGACCAGTCAGCTTCGTCGGGCTGCCGTTTCAATTCCTTCGAACATTGCGGAAGGTCATGCGCGTGGTTCTAGCAACGAGCTACGTCGTTTTTGTACAATCGCAAGAGGATCGCTGGCAGAAGTGGAGACCCAGCTACTGATTGCCGAAGATCTCGGCCTCCTCAATGCAAGCGAAACGGAGCAAGTACATGAGATGGCCAACAGACTCGGCAAGATGCTGAGCGGCCTAATCCGCTCGTGCGATCGTTGA
- a CDS encoding rhodanese-like domain-containing protein produces the protein MSESFPLEVSCQDVKQSLDASEDFLFLDCREADEHETAHINAATLLPMSELQERIGELDGKQAERIVVHCHHGGRSLRVANWLREQGFEKAQSMAGGIDQWAVEIDDSVPRY, from the coding sequence ATGAGCGAATCATTCCCCCTCGAAGTTTCCTGCCAAGACGTCAAGCAGTCCCTCGACGCCAGTGAGGACTTTCTCTTCCTGGATTGCCGCGAGGCCGACGAACATGAAACGGCCCACATCAACGCGGCGACGCTGTTGCCGATGAGCGAGCTACAGGAACGCATTGGCGAACTCGACGGCAAGCAGGCAGAGCGAATCGTGGTCCATTGCCATCACGGCGGGCGGAGCCTGCGGGTGGCGAACTGGCTACGCGAGCAGGGTTTTGAGAAAGCCCAATCGATGGCCGGCGGGATCGACCAGTGGGCGGTGGAGATCGACGACAGCGTACCGCGATACTAA
- the aroH gene encoding chorismate mutase — protein MTTRGVRGATTIENNDREEILVATRQLLALMIRRNEIAPEDIASAIFTTTPDIDAEFPALAARQLRWLDVPLICGHEMAVPGALPMCIRVLLHWNTAKPQADIQHVYIRDAKKLRPDLSKLPPVDWEELEEWISDQMG, from the coding sequence ATGACGACCCGAGGCGTGCGTGGCGCGACGACAATCGAGAACAACGACCGCGAGGAAATCCTCGTGGCAACCCGGCAACTGCTGGCGCTGATGATCCGTCGCAACGAGATCGCCCCCGAAGATATCGCCAGTGCGATTTTCACGACCACGCCCGACATCGACGCGGAGTTCCCGGCCCTAGCCGCCCGCCAACTCCGCTGGCTCGATGTGCCGTTGATCTGCGGGCACGAAATGGCCGTGCCAGGGGCGCTGCCGATGTGCATTCGAGTTCTTTTGCACTGGAACACGGCTAAGCCGCAAGCGGATATCCAACACGTCTACATCCGCGACGCGAAGAAGCTGCGGCCTGATCTTTCCAAGTTGCCGCCGGTTGATTGGGAAGAGCTGGAAGAGTGGATTAGCGATCAGATGGGATAA
- a CDS encoding right-handed parallel beta-helix repeat-containing protein: MKVRTLWGFSWGTVIWGIVVWSIWGTSAHAFDYLVSSDAELTTALNSAAQGDNILLEPGIYSGGRYRLGLTGVTIRSSDPGNRAIIRGGINGIQLSAPQSVTLEDLIFEQQTFNGINIDDNGNLATPASDITLRRVTFRDVGSTGNHDGVKLSGVRDFLLDQVEVFDWGEGGSAVDMVGSHRGLIQNSYFRDTDANAASGIRPKGGSKDITIRANRIELPSGAGRAIQAGGSTGPQFFRFIDGDSDYEADSIIAEGNVVLGAASSFSFVNIDGGLFHHNYAERPDRWNVRILNENQGNTIVDTQNGTVRDNVLVFNNTPSEYSQAVNIGPETLPQSFTFSGNQWYNLANPTVAGSTPQLPVAETGGVYGVDPGIDPSGVIAWEFDWGTWLVNASPQTGSYSIDEPTDFALAEMIADGEFTPSVADPFVGSWNYTPLASGELQLEPFSQVILRHDSSFPRADADGDGLVAGEDYLAWQAGFGSAPSGLVGGDFNSDGSVDEADLSLWEMQYGTTSVVGSQVSVPEPSVVFLLLAGLIAGGRLSRELSV; the protein is encoded by the coding sequence ATGAAGGTACGGACATTGTGGGGCTTCAGTTGGGGGACTGTGATTTGGGGAATTGTGGTCTGGTCGATTTGGGGCACATCTGCGCACGCGTTTGACTACCTCGTTTCCAGCGACGCTGAGCTGACTACGGCTTTGAACAGCGCTGCTCAAGGGGACAATATCCTCCTAGAGCCAGGCATCTACAGCGGTGGACGCTACCGTTTGGGGCTCACTGGCGTGACGATCCGCAGCAGCGATCCGGGCAATCGGGCGATCATCCGCGGTGGGATCAATGGCATCCAGCTCAGTGCACCCCAGTCGGTGACGCTTGAGGACCTGATCTTCGAACAGCAGACCTTCAACGGCATAAACATCGACGACAACGGCAACCTCGCGACTCCCGCGTCGGACATTACCCTCCGGCGGGTGACGTTTCGCGATGTTGGATCCACGGGAAATCACGATGGAGTGAAGCTTTCAGGCGTGCGTGATTTCTTGCTCGATCAAGTCGAGGTGTTCGACTGGGGCGAGGGCGGCAGTGCCGTGGATATGGTGGGCTCGCACCGCGGGCTGATTCAGAACTCCTATTTCCGCGATACCGACGCGAATGCCGCGTCGGGGATTCGCCCAAAAGGTGGCAGCAAGGATATCACCATCCGGGCGAATCGAATTGAACTGCCCAGCGGGGCAGGGCGGGCGATTCAGGCGGGTGGATCGACTGGTCCGCAGTTCTTTCGTTTCATTGATGGCGATTCTGACTACGAAGCCGACAGCATTATTGCCGAAGGCAATGTGGTGCTTGGTGCCGCTTCGTCGTTCTCCTTCGTGAACATTGATGGCGGGCTGTTTCACCACAACTACGCGGAGCGGCCCGATCGTTGGAACGTGAGGATTCTCAACGAGAACCAAGGTAACACGATCGTCGATACACAGAACGGCACGGTACGCGACAACGTGCTGGTGTTCAACAATACGCCCAGCGAATACAGCCAAGCGGTGAACATCGGCCCGGAGACGTTGCCGCAGAGTTTTACGTTTTCAGGTAACCAGTGGTACAACTTGGCCAACCCGACGGTGGCCGGATCAACGCCGCAGTTGCCGGTTGCGGAGACCGGCGGAGTCTATGGCGTCGATCCGGGGATCGATCCCTCGGGAGTGATCGCCTGGGAATTCGATTGGGGGACTTGGTTGGTGAATGCCTCGCCGCAAACGGGTAGCTATTCGATTGACGAACCGACTGACTTCGCGCTGGCAGAAATGATTGCGGATGGCGAGTTCACGCCAAGCGTAGCCGACCCGTTTGTCGGCTCGTGGAATTACACGCCCCTTGCCAGCGGTGAGCTGCAATTGGAGCCGTTCTCGCAAGTGATCTTGCGTCACGACTCATCGTTCCCCAGGGCCGATGCCGATGGCGATGGTTTGGTCGCAGGCGAGGATTATCTGGCGTGGCAGGCGGGTTTTGGTTCGGCTCCGTCGGGATTGGTTGGGGGAGATTTCAACAGCGATGGTTCCGTCGACGAAGCTGATTTAAGCCTGTGGGAAATGCAGTACGGCACTACTTCCGTGGTTGGGAGCCAAGTGTCGGTCCCGGAGCCTAGCGTCGTGTTCTTGCTGCTCGCTGGGCTTATCGCTGGGGGCCGGCTAAGCCGCGAGCTGTCGGTTTAG